In a single window of the Biomphalaria glabrata chromosome 5, xgBioGlab47.1, whole genome shotgun sequence genome:
- the LOC106074777 gene encoding tubulin alpha-1A chain, translating to MRECISIHVGQAGVQIGNACWELYCLEHGIQPDGQMPSDKTIGGGDDSFNTFFSETGAGKHVPRAVFVDLEPTVIDEVRTGTYRQLFHPEQLITGKEDAANNYARGHYTIGKEIVDLVLDRIRKLADQCTGLQGFLIFHSFGGGTGSGFTSLLMERLSVDYGKKSKLEFAIYPAPQVSTAVVEPYNSILTTHTTLEHSDCAFMVDNEAIYDICRRNLDIERPTYTNLNRLIGQIVSSITASLRFDGALNVDLTEFQTNLVPYPRIHFPLATYAPVISAEKAYHEQLSVAEITNACFEPANQMVKCDPRHGKYMACCMLYRGDVVPKDVNAAIATIKTKRTIQFVDWCPTGFKVGINYQPPTVVPGGDLAKVQRAVCMLSNTTAIAEAWARLDHKFDLMYAKRAFVHWYVGEGMEEGEFSEAREDLAALEKDYEEVGVDSVQGEGEEEGEEY from the exons ATG CGTGAGTGTATCTCTATCCACGTTGGTCAAGCTGGAGTCCAGATAGGCAATGCCTGCTGGGAGCTTTACTGTCTTGAGCACGGCATTCAGCCGGATGGTCAGATGCCGTCAGACAAAACCATCGGAGGTGGAGACGACTCCTTCAATACCTTCTTCAGCGAGACAGGGGCCGGAAAACACGTTCCCCGCGCCGTCTTTGTGGATCTCGAGCCAACAGTCATCG ATGAGGTTCGAACTGGTACCTATCGCCAGCTCTTCCATCCCGAGCAGCTGATCACAGGCAAGGAGGATGCCGCCAACAACTACGCTAGAGGTCACTACACCATCGGTAAAGAAATCGTCGACCTCGTTCTTGACCGCATCAGGAAGCTAGCTGACCAGTGTACTGGACTCCAGGGGTTTCTCATCTTCCACTCTTTTGGAGGCGGCACCGGGTCTGGGTTCACCTCCTTGTTGATGGAGAGGTTGTCTGTTGACTATGGCAAGAAGTCTAAATTGGAATTCGCAATCTATCCTGCTCCTCAG GTTTCAACAGCTGTTGTCGAGCCCTACAACTCCATCTTGACCACTCACACTACATTGGAACACTCAGACTGCGCCTTCATGGTGGACAACGAGGCCATCTACGACATCTGCCGCCGTAACCTTGACATTGAGCGCCCCACCTACACCAACTTGAACCGCCTCATAGGCCAGATTGTCTCCTCCATCACTGCTTCCCTCAGGTTTGATGGCGCCCTCAACGTAGACCTCACAGAGTTCCAGACCAACTTGGTGCCTTATCCACGTATCCACTTCCCACTGGCCACCTACGCACCTGTCATCTCAGCTGAGAAG GCTTATCATGAACAGCTGTCAGTGGCTGAGATCACCAACGCCTGCTTTGAGCCAGCCAATCAGATGGTCAAGTGTGACCCACGTCATGGCAAGTACATGGCCTGCTGTATGTTGTACAGAGGTGATGTTGTCCCCAAAGATGTCAATGCTGCCATTGCCACCATCAAGACCAAGAGAACCATCCAGTTTGTTGACTGGTGTCCAACTGGCTTCAAG GTGGGTATCAACTACCAACCCCCAACTGTTGTACCAGGAGGTGACCTGGCCAAAGTCCAGCGTGCAGTCTGCATGTTGAGCAACACCACAGCCATAGCCGAGGCCTGGGCAAGACTTGACCATAAGTTTGACTTGATGTATGCTAAACGTGCTTTCGTTCACTG gTATGTGGGTGAAGGTATGGAGGAAGGTGAGTTCTCGGAGGCTCGTGAGGACTTGGCTGCCCTGGAGAAAGACTACGAGGAGGTTGGTGTGGACTCTGTGCAGGGTGAAGGGGAGGAGGAAGGAGAGGAGTACTAA